In the genome of Raphanus sativus cultivar WK10039 chromosome 4, ASM80110v3, whole genome shotgun sequence, one region contains:
- the LOC130511305 gene encoding uncharacterized protein LOC130511305 translates to MSTRSNKGIGFLLVEPLDLECVIHKSKRAVDTLQAAINSVEIRLSIDADHQVSIDTLQAEAINSVNQASNDTIQHVSKNNVHAGTVHGALFIRVLFTRSLFIPGLFTSTLFTRYRTTPLIWHRSKHYSLRHCLPKHYSPGHCLSQIDRHCSSRIDRHHSSRIDQYCSSRVGETVNHDTVHRGTVHQNNVQHYTVHPCTVHPTLKNNIHQGSTEKTCVETEEVNVIILRFDENWMLRDEEGHPRNTTGQLINAKCVVIPDVIVVVETTEFDLNRECMIGEVWTLSKVFFMKIPETISKNLRN, encoded by the coding sequence AtgagtaccagaagcaacaagggaaTAGGGTTCTTATTAGTAGAGCCACTGGATTTGGAATGTGTGATCCATAAGTCTAAGAGGGCAGTCGACACCCTCCAAGCAGCGATCAACAGCGTAGAAATCCGATTATCGATCGATGCCGATCATcaagtatcgatcgacaccctccAAGCCGAAGCAATCAACAGCGTGAACCAAGCATCGAACGACACAATTCAGCATGTGTCGAAAAACAATGTTCATGCGGGTACTGTTCATGGGGCATTGTTCATCAGAGTACTGTTCACAAGGTCACTATTTATCCCGGGACTGTTCACCTCGACACTGTTCACCAGATATCGAACGACACCGTTGATTTGGCATCGATCGAAACACTATTCATTGCGGCACTGTTTACCGAAACACTATTCACCAGGACACTGTTTATCACAAATCGATCGGCACTGTTCatcccgcatcgatcgacaccattcaTCCCGCATCGATCAATACTGTTCATCCCGCGTCGGCGAAACTGTTAATcacgacactgttcatcgcggtactgttcatcaaaACAATGTTCAACACTACACTGTTCATCCGtgtactgttcatccgacgctgaaaaataatattcatcAAGGGTCGACCGAGAAAACTTGCGTGGAAACAGAGGAAGTCAATGTAATCATACTGAGATTCGATGAGAATTGGATGCTAAGAGATGAAGAAGGTCACCCTCGCAACACCACAGGACAATTGATTAATGCAAAGTGTGTTGTAATCCCTGAtgtgattgttgttgttgagaCAACCGAGTTTGATCTGAACCGCGAATGTATGATTGGGGAAGTGTGGACCCTTTCCAAGGTCTTCTTCATGAAGATCCCAGAGACCATATCAAAGAACTTGAGGAACTAG